TAATTTCAAATCCGAGGGGTCCAACGAGATGCAGTTCTGTACCTGTAGCCGCGCAGGTACGAGCAATATTACCTGTATTTGGGGGGATGAGTGGGTTGATTAAGACTACCTGGGGCATTGGTTCAGGAAACAAATTTATAGAGAAAAAACAATATACCTGGGCTACAAAATCTATCTAGAGAGGGAGGGAACTTATAGTTTTTCTTAATAAATCTCAAATCATAGAAATACATTAGAAATTTAAATATTGTATAAAACAAGCTTTTAAATTTTGAATTAATAAATTCCGGATGATTTTGATAAAAAAATCACAAATTGTGGTTTAGTCGTGTCAGCAAAAAAAATTCCTCAGGTATAATACATCTTTTTTGTTCGGAGGAGATATTTATTTTGATTTTTGAATTTGGATGAGGGGGAGGGGAATAAGCTAATTGTTATCCCCTGTGCATAATTGATGGCGGCTATGTAGTTGACATCGCCTTATTAAGGCTAGTTGATTGCCTATAAACTGGTTAGTGGGTGGCAGAACGTCCTTGTTTACCGAGTTTGATGAGGACAAAGTAACTGAGATAGAGTACGTAAACTACTAAGCCCAGAATGCCTAGGAAACCCAGAAAACCTGGTTTGGTATTCATTCCATGGAATATTTCTTTGAATTGTAAAGGTGCTTCAAACCAAACACGGCAAAAGGGAGTGTTGACAGCAGTTTCGGAGAAAGCGCAGCCTAAGACAAAAGGAATGGTGGCGATCGCCCCTAAAAGACAATACAAACTTGTTGCCCACCGCCAAGCAGTGAAAACAAATTTTAATCCTCCGTTGGGTTGGTAATCTAGCTCATCGTTCAGATCTACCCAAAACCATAGGGAAACTGGGATTAAGATTCTTGCCATAAAGCTAGAGATGAAACTTACCCCAAAACCACCAATCATCAGATATACGGTTATTGCCAGTAAGCTAGCGACTCGCCAATAGATAATCAGTAGACGTTGTATGCCTTCAGCTTTTTGGACAAATGCCCAAGTGAGGAGAAATAATGGCAAAATTACCGTAAATAACACGGCTAATCGGTAGTCTAACCAGACTAGAGAACGAAACCAAACTTCCATAGATTTCTTGAATTAACTGGAATATCTTTTTCGATAAAAACAAAAAAATAAGTAACCTCTAGACTATCAGCTAAATCTTGAGGACTTCACATTTTCCGACAACAGCAAAACTATATTATATGTAGCTGCTGTTGAATTAGCACATCTCGCTTCCTGATTTATACAGATAAGCTGTTAAGTGCTTGACGTGGCATAATTTTCTTTGATACTGGGAAGATTCGAGGGAGTTTGCGGAAATTTCCCCAAGTAGCAAGTGAGATTTTATGCCAGAAAATGTGAGCCTGTAAGTTATGAGCTAACAGATTGAGTTACTTACTTACGCAGAAAGAATAGTGATTACTAAATTGTTTTTTTAGTCATCGTAAACCCGACACTCAGCAGCTTCGGGGTTGTCATCGCAGTATTGTTCTAGGGAGTTTTTTTGCTTGGTTTGCCGTTGGTGAGAGGCTTCGGCTTGTAATTCTTCGACTGCATCCCAAGCAGCTGCACACTCCGGAGAGTTGCCACCTGTAACGTCACAGACAGCACGTGCTTGTTCTACTTCTTCTTGGATTTTTTCTTGAATGTCGCTCATCGCTTTGGTTTTGTTGTGTGTTGTTAACAACAGTATAGAAAAAGTTTAAGAATGGCAATTATTGCACTATTCCTAACTATTCTAACTAGTCAAGAGATACTTTAGTAATTTTTACCTGTTTTGCAAAGAGCGATCGCCAGGATAGTATCTACCTTGGCTTTGTGGAAGTGGGAGCAATTCTTGTGGCTTCACCCCCATGACAGCAACAATTAACGGTAAGTGGTTAGCCATGTTCATCTCCCGAACTTGTTGCAAAAGTTAGGAAGGGAGGAATGGCAGATATTTTGCGTATTATTGAAAGTTTTGACCTT
The Calothrix sp. 336/3 DNA segment above includes these coding regions:
- a CDS encoding DUF3177 family protein, encoding MEVWFRSLVWLDYRLAVLFTVILPLFLLTWAFVQKAEGIQRLLIIYWRVASLLAITVYLMIGGFGVSFISSFMARILIPVSLWFWVDLNDELDYQPNGGLKFVFTAWRWATSLYCLLGAIATIPFVLGCAFSETAVNTPFCRVWFEAPLQFKEIFHGMNTKPGFLGFLGILGLVVYVLYLSYFVLIKLGKQGRSATH
- a CDS encoding Calvin cycle protein CP12 — translated: MSDIQEKIQEEVEQARAVCDVTGGNSPECAAAWDAVEELQAEASHQRQTKQKNSLEQYCDDNPEAAECRVYDD